GCCTGGCTGTATCTGCATGTCGCTCACCCTCTTGAATAAAACTTGTAAAAAACAAAAACCGGGGCACAAGGCCCCGGCTGCTGTCCCGCAACGCGATCAGACGCGCTCGAACACAGTGGTGATGCCCTGGCCGAGGCCCACGCACATGGTCGCCACCCCCAGAGTACCGCCATTTTGCTTCATGACGTTGAGCAGGGTGCCGGAAATCCGTGCCCCAGAGCAACCGAACGGGTGGCCCAACGCAATGGCGCCGCCGTGCAGGTTAACCTTCTCATCCATCTTGTCGAGCACTTTCAAATCTTTGAGCACTGGCAAGGCCTGTGCAGCGAAGGCTTCGTTAAGCTCGAAGAAGTCGATATCGGTAATGGCCAAGCCGGCACGCTTGAGGGCTTTCTGGGTCGCCGGCACCGGTCCGTAGCCCATGATCGCCGGGTCGACACCGGCCACGGCCATGGAGCGAATCACCGCCAATGGCTGGATGCCCAGGTCCATGGCGCGCTGGCCAGACATGACGATCATGCACGAAGCACCGTCGGTGATCTGCGACGAAGTACCCGCGGTGACGGTGCCACCTTTGGGGTTGAACGCAGGTTTCAGCGACGCCAGCCCTTCAAGGGTGGTTTCCGGGCGAATGGTCTCGTCAAAATCGAAGACCTTCAGGAAGCCGTTCTCGTCATAGCCCTGCATCGGGATGATCTCGTCCTTGAACTTGCCCTCGACCGTCGCCTTGTGCGCAAGCTGGTGCGAACGCACGCCGAACAAATCCTGCTGTTCGCGGGTGATGCCGTGCATTTTGCCGAGCATCTCTGCAGTCAGGCCCATCATCCCGGATGCCTTGGCAGCATGCAAGGACAGGTGTGGGTTAGGGTCGACGCCGTGCATCATGCTGACGTGGCCCATGTGCTCGACACCACCGACCACGAACACATCGCCGTTGCCGGTCATGATCGCCTGGGCGGCGGTGTGCAGCGCACTCATTGACGAGCCGCACAGACGGCTGACGGTCTGCGCCGCCGAGGTGTGCGGGATCGGCGTCATCAGCGATGCCATACGGGCAACGTTCCAGCCCTGCTCCAGGGTCTGGTTGACGCAGCCCCAGATCACGTCTTCGACTTCTTTGGGGTCAACCTTGCCGTTGCGCTCCAGCAGCTGGGTAATCAGGTGCGCGGACATGTCTTCGGCGCGGGTGTTGCGGTGCATGCCACCCTTGGAGCGGCCCATTGGCGTGCGACCGAAGTCGACAATCACCACGTCTCTTGGATTAAGGCTCATATCAAATCTCTCGCTCTACGCTCAGTTGAAGAAGCGCTGGCCGTTCTTGGCCATTTCGCGCAGCTTCGCGGTCGGGTGGTACAGCGGCCCCAGGTCGGCATACTGATCGGCCAGGGCGACGAATTCGGCAACACCGATCGCGTCGATGTAGCGCAGCGCACCCCCGCGGAAGGGAGGGAAACCAATGCCGTAGACCAGGCCCATATCGGCTTCGGCGGCGGTTTCGACGATGCCGTCTTCCAGGCAGCGCACGGTCTCCAGGCACAGTGGGACCATCATCCAGTTGATGATGTCTTCGTCAGTGACTTCACGCTGCTCGAACACGATCGGCTTGAGCACATCGAGTACGGCGGCATCGAACACTTTCTTCGGCTTGCCGCGCTTGTCGGTCTCGTAGGCATAGAAGCCCTTGCCGTTCTTCTGGCCCAGGCGGTTGGCCTCGTACAGGGCGTCTACCGCCGAGCGGCGCTCGTCTTTCATGCGGTCAGGGAAGCCTTCGGCCATGACGTCACGACCATGGTGACCGGTGTCGATGCCGACTACGTCCATCAGGTACGCAGGGCCCATGGGCCAGCCGAATTTCTCCATGACCTTGTCGATACGCACGAAGTCGACGCCAGCGCTGACCAGCTTGGCGAAGCCGCCGAAGTACGGGAACAGCACGCGGTTGACCAAAAAGCCCGGGCAGTCGTTGACCACGATCGGGTTCTTGCCCATCTTCTTGGCGTAGGCCACGGTGGTGGCAACTGCCACATCACTGGACTTCTCGCCACGAATGACTTCGACCAGCGGCATCATGTGCACCGGGTTGAAGAAGTGCATGCCGACGAAGTTCTCGGGGCGCTTGAGCGCCTTGGCCAGCAGGTTGATGGAGATGGTCGAAGTGTTGGACGCAAGGATCGCATCCTCTTTCACCTGGCCTTCGACTTCTGCCAGTACGGCTTGCTTGACCTTCGGGTTCTCGACCACGGCCTCGACGACGATATCGACGTTGGCGAAATCACCGTAGGACAGGGTCGGACGGATGGCGTTGAGCGCTTCAGCCATCTTCGCCGGGGTCAGGCGGCCCTTCTCGACGCGATTGCCGAGCAGCTTGGAAGCCTCGTTCAGGCCCAGCTGGATGGCGTCCTCGCGGATATCCTTCATCAGGATCGGCGTGCCCTTGACCGCCGACTGGTAGGCGATGCCGCCACCCATGATGCCGGCGCCGAGCACGGCAGCCTGCTTCACGTCGTGGGCGATTTCG
The sequence above is drawn from the Pseudomonas putida genome and encodes:
- the fadB gene encoding fatty acid oxidation complex subunit alpha FadB, yielding MIYEGKAITVKALESGIVELKFDLKGESVNKFNRLTLNELREAVDAIKADASVKGVIVSSGKDVFIVGADITEFVDNFKLPEAELVAGNLEANRIFSAFEDLDVPTVAAINGIALGGGLEMCLAADYRVMSSSAKIGLPEVKLGIYPGFGGTVRLPRLIGSDNAVEWIAAGKENRAEEALKVGAVDAVVAPDLLKAGALDLIKRAISGELDYKAKRQPKLEKLKLNAIEQMMAFETAKGFVAGQAGPNYPAPVEAIKTIQKAANFGRDKALEIEAAGFAKLAKTSVAESLIGLFLNDQELKRKAKAHDEIAHDVKQAAVLGAGIMGGGIAYQSAVKGTPILMKDIREDAIQLGLNEASKLLGNRVEKGRLTPAKMAEALNAIRPTLSYGDFANVDIVVEAVVENPKVKQAVLAEVEGQVKEDAILASNTSTISINLLAKALKRPENFVGMHFFNPVHMMPLVEVIRGEKSSDVAVATTVAYAKKMGKNPIVVNDCPGFLVNRVLFPYFGGFAKLVSAGVDFVRIDKVMEKFGWPMGPAYLMDVVGIDTGHHGRDVMAEGFPDRMKDERRSAVDALYEANRLGQKNGKGFYAYETDKRGKPKKVFDAAVLDVLKPIVFEQREVTDEDIINWMMVPLCLETVRCLEDGIVETAAEADMGLVYGIGFPPFRGGALRYIDAIGVAEFVALADQYADLGPLYHPTAKLREMAKNGQRFFN
- the fadA gene encoding acetyl-CoA C-acyltransferase FadA; translation: MSLNPRDVVIVDFGRTPMGRSKGGMHRNTRAEDMSAHLITQLLERNGKVDPKEVEDVIWGCVNQTLEQGWNVARMASLMTPIPHTSAAQTVSRLCGSSMSALHTAAQAIMTGNGDVFVVGGVEHMGHVSMMHGVDPNPHLSLHAAKASGMMGLTAEMLGKMHGITREQQDLFGVRSHQLAHKATVEGKFKDEIIPMQGYDENGFLKVFDFDETIRPETTLEGLASLKPAFNPKGGTVTAGTSSQITDGASCMIVMSGQRAMDLGIQPLAVIRSMAVAGVDPAIMGYGPVPATQKALKRAGLAITDIDFFELNEAFAAQALPVLKDLKVLDKMDEKVNLHGGAIALGHPFGCSGARISGTLLNVMKQNGGTLGVATMCVGLGQGITTVFERV